The genomic region AAACCTTTATCGATAGCCGCCTGGCGGACAGCCAGCATGTTCAGGACGTCACTCATGGCCTGGTGCAGCTGTTTTCCAATCGCCATCCATTGCTGACGACAACGCGGGCGCTAAGCCTGTCATTGCTAGACAGCTTTCCCCGGCTGAAGCGTTTTACCGCCGTGCAGGCGATGGGGTTTCGGTAAGCGGTATGAATCTGAAAGAGTTTTATCCATGTTGAATTTCGCCATTGCCGATTGGCAGGCCTGGGCGCCTTTTGCCGAAGACCATGCGAGCTGGCAGCGCTGGGCGGCCGGTGAAACGCTACCGCCGATCAGCGACAAACCGGCGCTGTCCTGGGTCAATCCTATGCTGCGTCGGCGCCTGTCGTTTTTGTCGCGCTTGATGTTGCAAGTGGCAAAGCCTCTGGCCGAGCGTCAGGCCATTGATGCCTGGGTGTTTGCCTCACGTCACGGCGAGCTGCAGACGACTGTGCAGTTACTGGTCGATATCGCGAAAAATGAACCGCTGTCGCCGATGGCATTCAGCCTGTCAGTGCACAATACCGGCGCCGGCCTGTTTTCAATCGCCAGCGGCACACAGGCGCCGATGAACGCGATTGCCGCCGGTCGCGATACTTTTGTCATGGCGCTGACCGATGCTGTCGCCCGAGTCAACAGCCATCGCGCAGAACGGGTCGCCGTGGTCTATGCCGAAGAGTTGTTGCCAGAGCGTTATGCCGATTACCAACAGGGCGAAGCGCCGGCACTGGCGCTTGGTGTCGTCGTCGATCGTAGCGCCGCGCAATGG from Permianibacter aggregans harbors:
- a CDS encoding beta-ketoacyl synthase chain length factor, whose protein sequence is MLNFAIADWQAWAPFAEDHASWQRWAAGETLPPISDKPALSWVNPMLRRRLSFLSRLMLQVAKPLAERQAIDAWVFASRHGELQTTVQLLVDIAKNEPLSPMAFSLSVHNTGAGLFSIASGTQAPMNAIAAGRDTFVMALTDAVARVNSHRAERVAVVYAEELLPERYADYQQGEAPALALGVVVDRSAAQWQLNREAGEATEGSPAEVMLKVLLGADREQHFPAEQGIWRLSRVGT